The following are encoded together in the Flavihumibacter fluvii genome:
- a CDS encoding type 1 glutamine amidotransferase yields MNKLIKVAILDLYEGVENQGMRCIREILNQYAEANQLDLQWDEFEVRIHHKVPDLTYDLYISSGGPGSPLESEGSEWEKVYFDWLSSVENYNIKAPENRKKFVFFICHSYQLACRHYKVGKVAKRKSTAFGVFPIHMLPGAQKEPVFSNLRDPFYSVDSRDYQVIEPDHSLIRKIGAKILAIEKDRPHVPFERAMMAIRFNDYMVGTQFHPEADPIGMSIYLQREDKKKTVIDNHGAEKWASMIEHLNDPDKIRWTYSQVLPNFISHSISKLQNN; encoded by the coding sequence GTGAATAAATTGATCAAAGTTGCAATCCTGGACCTATATGAAGGTGTTGAGAACCAGGGTATGCGGTGCATCCGGGAAATCCTGAATCAGTATGCAGAGGCTAACCAGTTAGACCTTCAATGGGATGAATTTGAGGTAAGGATCCACCATAAAGTGCCGGATCTCACGTATGACCTGTATATTTCCAGTGGTGGTCCCGGATCTCCATTGGAAAGTGAAGGCAGCGAATGGGAAAAAGTATATTTCGACTGGTTGTCATCTGTTGAGAACTATAATATAAAAGCCCCGGAAAACCGCAAAAAATTCGTTTTCTTCATTTGCCATTCCTACCAACTGGCTTGCCGCCATTACAAAGTGGGCAAGGTGGCCAAAAGGAAATCAACCGCATTCGGTGTATTTCCAATACACATGTTGCCTGGCGCGCAAAAGGAACCGGTTTTCTCGAACCTCAGGGATCCGTTTTATTCAGTAGATAGTCGGGACTACCAGGTGATTGAACCAGACCATAGCCTGATCAGGAAAATAGGCGCTAAAATCCTGGCTATCGAAAAAGATCGTCCCCACGTACCTTTTGAAAGAGCTATGATGGCAATACGCTTCAATGATTATATGGTAGGCACACAATTTCATCCTGAAGCAGATCCCATTGGAATGAGTATATACCTGCAGCGTGAGGATAAGAAAAAAACAGTGATCGATAACCATGGCGCAGAAAAATGGGCCAGCATGATAGAACACCTGAATGATCCGGATAAGATCAGGTGGACCTATTCCCAGGTGCTTCCCAATTTCATCTCACACTCTATCTCAAAATTGCAGAATAATTAA
- a CDS encoding amidohydrolase gives MTKYTSLIALCFLLACTSKKKADLLVHNATIYSVDSSFSIHEALAVKDGKILAVGTNKDILEKYSAKETVDAGGQYIYPGFIDAHCHFMGYGLGLQTANLVGTESWEAIIDSLKSFSLKHPEGWVIGNGWDQNDWPSKVYPTNEQLNAIFPERPVILSRIDGHAAIANDKALELAGIKVGQTLVGGEIEVKNGRLTGILIDNAVNLVYNKTPGITIPLLTAALVEAQANCFAMGLTTLDDCGINYNEVLLLDSLQKSGTIKMRIYAMLSDAKDNYTAIFARGKIKTDRLNVRSFKVYADGALGSRGACLLQPYSDQPGHRGFLLSNPEHYDSVAALIASKDFQMCTHAIGDSGNRIILNTYAKYLKGKNNLRWRIEHAQVINPEDFSKFGANSIIPSVQPTHATSDMYWAGERLGKEREKGAYAFKQLQGENGWLALGTDFPVEDISPFKTFYAAVVRKDAKGYPESGYQMENALTREDALRGMTIWAAKSNFEESEKGSLEPGKMADFILLDKNLLKAPPSELLSTRVIHTYLGGQRVFSR, from the coding sequence ATGACAAAATATACCAGCTTAATAGCCCTATGCTTTCTTTTGGCCTGTACATCGAAAAAAAAAGCCGATCTGCTGGTGCACAATGCCACTATTTACAGTGTGGACAGTAGTTTCAGTATTCATGAAGCCCTCGCTGTGAAAGATGGGAAAATTCTTGCCGTAGGTACGAATAAGGATATTCTGGAAAAATACTCAGCCAAAGAAACCGTTGATGCAGGTGGTCAATACATTTACCCGGGTTTTATTGATGCACATTGCCATTTTATGGGTTACGGACTTGGGTTACAAACAGCTAACCTTGTGGGTACCGAAAGTTGGGAAGCGATCATCGATTCCTTGAAATCCTTTTCATTAAAGCATCCTGAGGGATGGGTAATCGGTAATGGCTGGGACCAGAATGACTGGCCTTCGAAAGTTTATCCCACCAATGAACAACTGAATGCTATTTTTCCGGAAAGGCCGGTTATCTTATCAAGGATCGACGGCCATGCTGCGATTGCAAATGATAAGGCACTTGAATTGGCTGGAATAAAAGTCGGACAAACCCTGGTCGGCGGGGAAATAGAAGTAAAAAATGGCCGATTAACTGGCATACTTATAGATAATGCTGTAAACCTGGTATATAATAAGACACCCGGCATTACGATTCCTTTATTGACTGCAGCGTTGGTTGAAGCTCAGGCGAATTGTTTTGCCATGGGACTCACCACGCTGGATGATTGCGGGATCAATTACAACGAAGTGTTGCTCCTAGACAGCCTTCAAAAATCGGGTACCATTAAAATGCGGATCTATGCCATGCTTAGTGATGCAAAAGATAATTATACGGCCATTTTTGCCCGGGGGAAAATTAAAACCGACCGGCTGAATGTACGTTCATTCAAGGTATACGCAGATGGCGCTTTAGGTTCAAGGGGTGCCTGCTTGTTACAACCTTATTCAGACCAGCCTGGGCACCGCGGATTCCTGCTCAGCAATCCGGAACATTATGATTCCGTAGCCGCCTTGATCGCCAGCAAGGATTTCCAGATGTGCACCCATGCCATTGGTGATAGTGGCAACCGGATCATTTTGAATACATATGCCAAATACCTTAAGGGGAAAAATAACCTGCGTTGGCGAATAGAGCATGCGCAGGTAATTAATCCGGAAGATTTTTCAAAATTTGGTGCCAATTCTATTATCCCATCCGTTCAACCTACCCATGCCACGTCCGATATGTATTGGGCGGGTGAAAGACTGGGAAAAGAACGCGAGAAAGGCGCTTATGCATTTAAACAGCTACAAGGAGAAAATGGATGGCTGGCACTGGGAACCGATTTTCCGGTGGAAGATATTTCACCATTTAAAACCTTTTATGCAGCAGTCGTCCGTAAAGATGCCAAAGGCTACCCTGAAAGCGGGTACCAGATGGAAAACGCGCTAACCCGGGAAGATGCCCTGCGAGGTATGACCATATGGGCGGCAAAAAGCAATTTTGAAGAATCAGAAAAAGGTAGTCTTGAACCAGGTAAAATGGCTGATTTCATCCTGCTCGATAAAAACCTTTTAAAAGCACCTCCCTCAGAACTGTTATCTACAAGGGTAATCCATACCTATTTAGGCGGTCAACGGGTATTTTCCAGGTAA
- a CDS encoding carboxylate-amine ligase, protein MSAINYQQFTLGVEEEYMVIDPQTRELKSHEQRIVLEGQKIIKDKVKAEMHQAVVEVGTDICKNIDEALHDVATLRRTIAQVAGELGFAMGASGTHPFSHWESQLITDHIRYSEIVNELQEAARSNLIFGLHVHVGMENREMANHIANSTRYFLPHIYALSTNSPFWEGRQTGYKSFRTKVFDKFPRTGIPEYFATIEDYDNYVKMLVKTNCIDNAKKIWWDLRVHPFFNTVEFRICDVPMTTHETIIIAALFQAICAKIYKLRTQNMNYMQYSRALINENKWRASRYGLDGRLIDFGKEEEVNTRVLIYELLDFVDDVVDDLGSRHILKLVPNLLDTGTGADRQLKVYNETNSMVAVVDYIKDQFLYGI, encoded by the coding sequence ATGAGTGCCATCAATTACCAGCAATTCACCCTGGGTGTTGAAGAAGAATACATGGTGATTGATCCGCAGACCCGTGAACTGAAAAGTCATGAACAGCGTATTGTGCTGGAGGGACAAAAGATCATCAAAGACAAAGTTAAAGCAGAAATGCACCAGGCTGTTGTTGAAGTGGGCACGGATATCTGTAAAAATATTGATGAAGCCTTGCATGACGTGGCCACCCTTCGAAGAACCATTGCACAGGTGGCGGGGGAACTCGGCTTTGCCATGGGAGCATCTGGCACCCACCCTTTCAGCCATTGGGAAAGCCAGCTGATTACAGACCATATCCGTTACAGTGAAATCGTGAATGAATTACAGGAAGCAGCACGCAGTAATCTCATTTTCGGCCTGCATGTGCATGTAGGTATGGAAAATCGTGAAATGGCCAACCATATCGCCAACAGTACCAGGTATTTTCTGCCGCATATTTATGCACTGAGCACCAACTCACCTTTCTGGGAAGGCAGGCAAACCGGCTATAAATCTTTCCGTACCAAAGTGTTTGACAAATTCCCAAGGACAGGCATACCTGAATATTTTGCGACCATCGAAGATTATGACAATTACGTAAAAATGCTGGTAAAGACCAATTGTATTGATAATGCGAAAAAGATCTGGTGGGACCTTCGCGTTCACCCTTTCTTCAATACTGTTGAGTTCAGGATCTGTGATGTTCCAATGACCACGCATGAAACTATTATCATAGCAGCACTTTTCCAGGCGATCTGCGCGAAGATCTATAAGCTTCGGACCCAGAACATGAATTATATGCAGTATTCCCGAGCCCTGATCAATGAAAACAAATGGCGGGCCAGCCGGTACGGATTGGATGGCAGGCTCATCGATTTCGGCAAGGAAGAAGAGGTGAATACCAGGGTTTTGATCTATGAATTACTCGATTTTGTGGATGACGTGGTCGATGACCTGGGAAGTCGCCACATTTTAAAACTGGTACCCAACCTCCTTGATACTGGAACAGGGGCAGACCGGCAATTAAAAGTGTACAACGAAACTAATAGTATGGTGGCCGTTGTAGACTATATAAAAGACCAGTTCCTTTACGGCATCTGA
- a CDS encoding ATP-grasp domain-containing protein: MKKIGILFGQERSFPMAFIERINSKNIEGITAEPVRIDKVMQGEATEYAVIVDRISQDVPFYRAFLKNAALCGTAVINNPFWWSADEKFFNNCLATKIGVPVPKTVILPSRDHPADTNDQSFSNLAYPLDWEGIFNYVGFPAYMKPFAGGGWKNVYRLTSMDDFFEKHNETGELVMLLQEEIVFDEYYRCYCIGGKYVRIMPYEPRNPHHLRYQAGFTPGPERLKQMEDIVLRINHYLGYDFNTVELALRDGVPYAIDFCNPAPDAEIKSVGEDNFAWVVETAANYAIEKAMAFKPGADNLTWGEYITRSANKTKLI, translated from the coding sequence ATGAAAAAGATAGGCATCCTCTTTGGCCAGGAACGCAGTTTTCCAATGGCCTTTATAGAGCGTATAAATAGCAAAAATATTGAAGGGATTACAGCAGAACCGGTGCGCATCGACAAAGTGATGCAGGGCGAAGCCACGGAATATGCGGTAATTGTGGATCGTATTTCGCAGGATGTGCCCTTTTACAGGGCCTTCCTTAAAAATGCTGCACTTTGCGGTACTGCCGTGATCAACAATCCATTCTGGTGGAGTGCCGATGAGAAATTCTTCAACAATTGCCTTGCTACAAAAATTGGTGTGCCTGTCCCCAAAACGGTCATCCTGCCATCAAGGGATCATCCGGCAGATACCAACGACCAGTCTTTTAGCAACCTGGCCTACCCACTTGACTGGGAAGGCATATTCAATTATGTTGGTTTTCCGGCCTATATGAAACCATTTGCAGGTGGCGGCTGGAAAAATGTTTACAGGCTTACCAGCATGGATGATTTCTTTGAGAAGCACAATGAAACGGGGGAACTGGTGATGCTGTTGCAGGAAGAAATCGTTTTCGATGAATACTACCGTTGTTATTGTATCGGCGGAAAATATGTGCGGATAATGCCATATGAACCCCGAAATCCGCATCATTTGCGATACCAGGCAGGTTTCACCCCGGGTCCTGAACGCTTGAAACAAATGGAAGACATTGTATTACGCATTAACCATTATCTGGGTTATGACTTTAATACAGTAGAACTCGCCTTGCGGGATGGCGTTCCTTATGCCATTGATTTCTGTAACCCGGCCCCTGATGCAGAAATTAAAAGTGTAGGTGAAGATAATTTCGCCTGGGTGGTGGAAACCGCAGCCAATTATGCCATTGAAAAAGCAATGGCCTTTAAACCAGGTGCTGATAACCTTACTTGGGGGGAATATATTACAAGGAGTGCTAATAAAACGAAACTGATATAA
- a CDS encoding alpha/beta hydrolase codes for MKDIMCLEKTNTIKTLELELDSVHLNRPVKFDIYLPFRPSPATDPALLLINDGQNMDELGLSAILENLISSGSTKPLVTVAIHAGEERKSEYGTAGHPDYLGRGNKARAYSLFIFEELLPRVRKELAIPHFSEKWFAGFSLGGLSALDIVWAHPHEFTRVGVFSGSLWWRMIDQVDPGYDDDKHRIMHHLVRKGHYASWLKFFFVTGTLDETNDRNNNGIIDSIDDTLGLINELHLKGYHPEKDIVYLELADGRHDVATWAKAMPEFLKWAMGDEKVNTT; via the coding sequence ATGAAGGATATTATGTGCCTTGAGAAAACAAATACCATAAAAACCCTGGAACTGGAGTTGGATTCTGTTCACCTGAACAGGCCTGTAAAGTTTGATATTTACCTTCCTTTTAGACCTTCACCTGCTACAGATCCGGCTTTGTTGCTGATCAATGATGGCCAGAATATGGATGAACTGGGCCTTTCGGCTATTTTAGAGAACCTTATTTCATCAGGCAGTACAAAACCATTGGTTACTGTCGCCATCCATGCTGGTGAAGAACGTAAATCGGAATACGGAACAGCAGGCCACCCTGATTATCTGGGAAGGGGAAATAAAGCCCGGGCATATTCCCTGTTTATTTTCGAGGAATTATTGCCCCGTGTGAGAAAGGAACTGGCGATACCACATTTCAGTGAAAAATGGTTTGCCGGTTTTTCACTAGGCGGATTGAGTGCATTGGATATTGTTTGGGCGCATCCCCATGAATTTACCCGGGTTGGCGTTTTTTCTGGTTCACTTTGGTGGCGAATGATCGACCAGGTTGATCCGGGCTACGACGATGACAAGCACCGGATCATGCACCATCTGGTTCGAAAAGGCCATTATGCGTCCTGGCTGAAGTTCTTCTTCGTTACCGGAACACTCGATGAAACCAATGACCGTAATAATAATGGTATCATTGACTCTATTGATGATACACTTGGACTCATTAACGAATTACATCTTAAAGGATACCATCCTGAAAAAGACATCGTTTACCTTGAATTGGCTGATGGCCGTCATGATGTTGCCACCTGGGCGAAGGCGATGCCTGAATTTTTGAAATGGGCGATGGGGGACGAAAAAGTAAATACCACATAA
- a CDS encoding TonB-dependent receptor: MKRILELLMLVMLPAVMLAQVTSGTIIGTISGTDGKGLAGASIEAIHEPSGTRYKTITTSEGRFNLPSLRIGGPYKVIVSYVGYSNQTIDDVTVQLGEPSRVNVSLIESKEALTEIVVTASRKNSLISKDRKGTSTNINRRALANMPTLNRSITDFTKLTPQSNGTSFAGQDNRFINLTIDGSIFNNSFGLQALPGSQTNSTPISLDAIEEVQVNISPYSLRDAGFTGASINAVTRSGTNTIHGSGFYNTRNEGLVGRKAGKDGKQDVVTTAFDVKQFGGSISGPIIKNKLFFFANYEGERRTDPGTTFIASDGTSTGGNVTRVKESDLEALSTYLINNFDYNPGAYQDYSMLTQSDKGLLKFDWNINDKHKLSLRGNFLKSKRDVPMSSSGGFNGRRDNLFGMAFENSNYVINNDIYSGILHLNSRFSRKFNNELIFGYTANRDYRNQKAGPFPTVDILDGADRNYIAFGSEPFTPNNVLNTDTWQFSDNLNYYAGRHTLSVGVNFESFKFFNQFTPNINGQYVFHNLDSFYASANAFLANPEMTANPVNLRRYALGYSNLEDAALWNAVTKAKNIGLYIQDEITFDKKLNLTYGVRFDVPFFTGSGFTNTEVDGFGFVDENGQPTKLSTSELPAAKLMISPRVGFNYDIDGNKRTQIRGGMGLFAGRPAFVWISNQVGNNGVQSGSISTDNTRQYPFNPDVTANIPVIENPGQPAPSYNLATTEKNFRFPQVFRTNMAIDQKIGANIVATAEILFSQSISNVFYYNANLKPATGNFSGPDNRPRFNTFNTSTGSLLSGSAFNNASRLNAKITDATVLKSGPLGESFMTTFKVEKPIRNEGIGWMIAYNYGRSRDYISAGSIAFSSWRDNKSVNGNNRPDIAFSDNDLRHRVIGNLSYRKEIAKAAAFQITLIGQSQNQGRWSYTYSGDMNGDGISGNDLMYIPKNTSEMNFQAYTVGSGATAVTYSAEEQAAAFETYIGQDAYLKDNRGTVAERNGGNLPMVTRFDLSALLEVFKKIGQQRHTIQFRADIFNIGNMMSSEWGVGYVLNNTSPLAARGYNPDTGVPLFRMNTVNNSLNYTTTRKGTGLIDVWQAQLGVRYIF; encoded by the coding sequence ATGAAAAGAATCCTAGAATTATTAATGTTGGTAATGCTTCCGGCAGTTATGCTGGCGCAGGTTACCAGTGGAACAATTATCGGTACAATTTCAGGAACAGATGGTAAAGGCCTTGCTGGCGCAAGCATCGAAGCAATCCATGAGCCATCCGGTACCCGCTATAAAACGATCACCACCTCTGAAGGCCGCTTTAACCTGCCTTCGCTTCGAATTGGCGGACCATATAAAGTTATAGTAAGCTATGTTGGGTATTCCAATCAAACCATTGATGATGTAACAGTTCAGTTAGGGGAACCCAGCCGGGTGAATGTCAGCCTCATTGAATCAAAAGAGGCGCTTACTGAGATCGTGGTTACAGCTTCCCGCAAAAACAGCCTGATCTCCAAGGACAGGAAGGGGACTTCAACCAATATTAATCGCAGGGCCCTTGCCAACATGCCTACCCTTAACCGCAGCATTACTGATTTTACCAAATTGACCCCTCAGTCAAATGGCACTTCATTTGCAGGCCAGGATAACCGTTTCATCAACCTGACCATTGATGGATCTATCTTTAATAACTCTTTTGGTTTGCAGGCGCTTCCGGGAAGCCAAACCAACTCAACACCAATTTCACTTGATGCAATTGAGGAAGTACAGGTGAACATTTCTCCATACAGCCTCAGGGACGCCGGGTTTACAGGGGCCTCAATTAACGCTGTTACCCGAAGTGGTACCAATACAATTCACGGTAGTGGATTTTACAATACCAGGAATGAAGGATTAGTTGGCCGTAAGGCAGGTAAAGATGGTAAACAGGATGTAGTCACCACAGCCTTTGATGTGAAGCAATTTGGCGGTAGCATCAGCGGACCAATAATTAAAAACAAATTGTTCTTTTTTGCCAACTATGAAGGGGAAAGAAGAACCGACCCGGGAACCACTTTTATTGCAAGCGATGGCACAAGCACCGGTGGTAATGTTACACGGGTAAAAGAATCAGACCTGGAAGCCTTATCGACCTACCTGATTAATAATTTCGATTATAATCCGGGTGCATACCAGGATTATTCCATGCTCACGCAAAGTGATAAAGGGTTGTTGAAATTCGATTGGAACATTAACGATAAACATAAACTCAGCTTACGTGGTAATTTCCTGAAATCCAAGCGTGATGTGCCGATGAGCAGCTCAGGTGGATTTAACGGAAGAAGAGACAACCTGTTTGGAATGGCTTTCGAAAATTCAAATTATGTGATAAACAACGATATCTATTCCGGTATCCTCCATTTGAACAGCCGTTTCAGCAGAAAATTCAATAACGAATTAATTTTCGGATATACCGCCAACCGCGATTACCGCAACCAAAAAGCCGGCCCCTTCCCAACTGTTGATATCCTGGATGGTGCAGACCGTAACTATATCGCATTTGGTTCTGAACCCTTTACACCAAACAACGTGCTGAACACAGACACCTGGCAGTTTTCAGACAACCTGAATTATTATGCAGGCCGGCATACTCTGTCCGTTGGCGTGAACTTTGAATCTTTCAAATTCTTCAACCAGTTTACACCAAATATAAATGGCCAGTATGTATTCCATAACCTGGATAGTTTTTATGCATCAGCCAATGCCTTCCTCGCAAATCCTGAAATGACCGCCAATCCAGTCAACCTAAGGAGGTACGCACTGGGTTACAGTAACCTGGAAGATGCCGCATTATGGAACGCTGTTACAAAGGCAAAAAACATTGGCCTGTATATCCAGGATGAAATCACTTTCGATAAGAAACTGAACCTGACCTATGGTGTTCGTTTTGATGTGCCATTTTTTACAGGAAGTGGTTTTACCAATACCGAGGTAGATGGATTTGGATTTGTGGATGAAAATGGCCAACCCACCAAATTAAGCACTTCAGAATTACCTGCTGCCAAATTGATGATATCACCACGTGTTGGTTTCAATTATGATATTGATGGAAATAAACGCACCCAGATCCGCGGTGGCATGGGCCTGTTTGCAGGTCGGCCGGCTTTCGTTTGGATCAGTAACCAGGTGGGCAACAACGGGGTACAAAGTGGATCTATCAGTACAGACAATACCCGTCAGTATCCATTCAATCCGGATGTAACCGCAAATATTCCGGTGATTGAAAATCCCGGTCAGCCAGCACCATCCTATAACCTGGCAACCACTGAAAAAAATTTCCGGTTTCCGCAGGTATTTCGCACTAACATGGCCATCGACCAGAAAATCGGGGCTAACATCGTAGCTACCGCAGAAATATTGTTCTCTCAAAGTATCAGCAATGTATTCTATTACAATGCCAACCTTAAACCTGCAACAGGAAATTTCAGCGGTCCGGATAACCGCCCAAGATTCAACACATTCAATACTTCTACCGGGTCATTATTATCCGGATCAGCCTTCAATAATGCATCCAGGTTAAATGCCAAAATCACAGATGCCACTGTATTGAAAAGCGGACCACTGGGAGAATCGTTCATGACCACTTTCAAAGTGGAGAAACCAATACGCAATGAAGGGATTGGATGGATGATTGCTTATAATTACGGCAGAAGCCGTGATTATATCAGTGCAGGTTCAATTGCCTTCAGCAGCTGGAGAGATAACAAATCGGTTAATGGCAACAACCGTCCGGATATTGCATTCAGTGACAACGACCTTCGTCACCGTGTGATAGGAAACCTGTCTTACCGTAAAGAAATCGCTAAGGCAGCAGCCTTCCAGATTACCCTGATCGGCCAATCACAAAACCAGGGTCGCTGGTCTTATACCTATTCTGGAGATATGAACGGTGATGGGATTTCAGGTAATGACCTGATGTATATTCCCAAGAATACCAGTGAAATGAATTTCCAGGCCTATACAGTTGGATCCGGCGCAACTGCGGTAACCTATTCTGCCGAAGAGCAGGCTGCTGCGTTTGAAACTTATATCGGCCAGGATGCCTACCTAAAGGATAACCGTGGTACCGTAGCAGAACGGAACGGCGGCAATTTACCGATGGTTACTCGTTTTGACCTGAGTGCTTTACTGGAAGTATTTAAGAAAATTGGCCAGCAAAGACACACCATTCAGTTCCGTGCCGACATATTTAACATAGGCAATATGATGAGTAGCGAATGGGGAGTTGGTTATGTTTTGAATAACACTTCTCCTCTCGCAGCACGAGGATATAATCCGGATACTGGTGTACCTTTGTTCAGGATGAATACGGTGAACAACAGCCTCAACTATACTACTACAAGAAAGGGAACCGGTCTAATCGATGTGTGGCAGGCCCAGCTTGGTGTGCGATATATTTTTTAA
- a CDS encoding bifunctional 3,4-dihydroxy-2-butanone-4-phosphate synthase/GTP cyclohydrolase II, producing MLDSIESALEDIREGKMVIVVDDEDRENEGDFVIAARHVTSEVINFMSKEGRGLICATLVEDRCDELHLEMMVNSNTALHETAFTVSVDLLGHGCTTGISAQDRAKTVKALIDPATRPDDLGRPGHIFPLRAKKGGVLRRAGHTEASIDLARLAGLEPAGVLVEILNEDGTMARLPQLEDLSKKYGMKLISIKDLIEYRLKRDSLIDEVVRVDMPTKYGHFKMVAFKEKHTQNEHMALIKGEWEKDEPVLVRVHSSCFTGDILASLRCDCGEQLHKALQMVEDAGKGVVLYMNQEGRGIGLMNKLRAYKLQEEGMDTVEANLHLGFPMDKRDYGVGAQILRHLNVSKIRLISNNPKKRAGLVGYGLEIIESVPIKIKSNPHNEKYLKTKRDKLGHKIMEGDGDQ from the coding sequence ATGTTGGATAGTATTGAATCGGCATTAGAGGATATCCGGGAAGGGAAAATGGTGATTGTAGTGGATGATGAAGACCGTGAAAATGAAGGCGATTTTGTGATCGCTGCCCGCCATGTAACATCGGAAGTAATCAATTTTATGAGTAAGGAAGGGCGTGGATTAATCTGCGCCACCCTTGTTGAAGACCGTTGTGATGAACTGCACCTTGAAATGATGGTAAACAGTAATACTGCCCTTCATGAGACAGCTTTTACGGTGTCTGTTGATTTGCTAGGACATGGTTGTACTACGGGTATATCTGCTCAGGACCGGGCTAAAACAGTAAAGGCACTGATCGATCCGGCTACCCGGCCAGATGATTTAGGAAGGCCAGGCCATATTTTCCCGCTAAGGGCTAAAAAAGGCGGGGTATTGCGCAGAGCTGGCCATACGGAAGCATCCATAGATCTTGCACGGCTGGCAGGATTGGAGCCTGCTGGCGTTTTGGTGGAAATCCTGAATGAGGACGGTACCATGGCCAGGTTACCACAGCTGGAAGACCTGTCAAAAAAGTATGGCATGAAGCTAATCTCGATCAAAGACCTTATCGAATATCGCCTGAAGCGGGATTCCCTGATAGATGAAGTGGTTCGGGTGGATATGCCAACAAAATATGGTCATTTTAAAATGGTGGCTTTCAAAGAGAAACATACTCAAAATGAACATATGGCCTTGATCAAAGGTGAATGGGAGAAAGATGAACCCGTTTTGGTGCGTGTACACTCTTCCTGCTTTACCGGGGATATCCTGGCTTCCCTTCGATGCGATTGCGGAGAACAATTACACAAGGCTCTTCAGATGGTAGAGGATGCCGGTAAAGGTGTTGTGCTATATATGAACCAGGAAGGCCGCGGCATTGGTCTGATGAATAAATTAAGGGCATACAAATTACAGGAGGAAGGCATGGATACAGTTGAAGCCAATCTGCACCTGGGTTTCCCTATGGATAAGCGGGACTATGGCGTTGGTGCACAGATCTTACGTCACCTCAATGTGTCTAAAATCAGGCTGATCAGTAATAACCCTAAAAAACGCGCCGGACTGGTGGGATATGGTTTGGAAATTATTGAATCTGTTCCCATCAAGATCAAATCAAATCCGCATAACGAGAAATACCTAAAGACGAAGAGAGATAAACTGGGACATAAAATTATGGAAGGGGATGGGGATCAATAA